A single window of Sphingobacteriales bacterium DNA harbors:
- a CDS encoding ABC transporter permease: MIAIYKKEINLFFSSLIAYMSMLVFFIVLGLNLFVFEGNILDNGYATLDEFFKLSPWILIFLIPAITMRTFSDEKQNGTLEFLITKPITETQIIIGKYLAILSLWLFIFVLTYIYFIVVKHFSLSNAPIDVGASYGSYIGLFFLGAVFAAIGLFSSAITNNTIVAFILGVFLSYLMYDAFFRLSTLPIFSGSIDYWIQYFGLGAHYESVSRGVIDSRDIIYFISIIAMFLILSKTSIESRKW, encoded by the coding sequence ATGATAGCAATATATAAAAAAGAAATAAACTTATTCTTTAGTTCGCTCATTGCATATATGAGTATGCTCGTATTTTTTATTGTATTAGGCTTAAATTTATTTGTATTTGAAGGCAATATTTTAGACAATGGTTATGCAACTTTAGATGAGTTTTTTAAACTTTCACCTTGGATATTAATTTTTCTAATTCCAGCAATTACCATGCGTACATTTAGTGATGAAAAGCAAAATGGCACATTAGAATTCTTAATTACAAAGCCAATTACAGAAACACAAATTATTATCGGAAAATATTTAGCAATACTCAGCTTGTGGCTATTTATTTTTGTATTAACTTATATATATTTTATCGTAGTCAAACATTTTAGTTTGAGCAATGCACCAATAGATGTTGGTGCAAGTTATGGTTCATATATTGGCTTATTCTTTTTAGGTGCAGTATTTGCAGCCATTGGCTTATTCAGTTCTGCAATAACGAACAATACTATTGTGGCATTTATCTTAGGTGTATTTTTATCTTATTTAATGTATGATGCATTTTTCAGATTAAGTACACTACCTATTTTTTCAGGAAGTATAGACTACTGGATTCAGTATTTTGGGCTAGGTGCGCATTACGAATCAGTTAGTCGTGGTGTGATAGACAGTAGAGATATTATATATTTTATAAGTATAATAGCAATGTTCTTGATATTAAGCAAAACAAGTATTGAAAGTAGAAAATGGTAA
- a CDS encoding ABC transporter ATP-binding protein: MKEKQTTDWQTIKRVYALTNPFKQKFVFCVVVGVALSIVSPIRPMLIQYTIDHDIIQQNGIGIKWMSAFIFINILLEFMLKYVFSLQSTVLGQSIMKYLRTKLFNHVTDLRLSYFNKTPVGVITTRTINDIEAVNNIFSEGFITILTDILTLIFVIACMFFLNWKLTLICLTTFPLMLWATYIFKEKVRLSFHTVRERVAQLNAFVQEHISGMRIIQIFNAQDSEYKKFEKINYEHYKANDKSVLYFSIFFPFVEIVLALAIALLIWYGSKLVIQQESNLGIFAAFIMYLNMAFRPLRMLADKFNTLQMGIIAAERVFKLLDNNEYITDNGTIEQHKFKGKIEFNNVSFAYTDENYVLKNISFTIEAGKSLALVGTTGSGKSSTINLLNRAYDVNKGEILIDDIDIKEYKLDLLRSAFAYVQQDVFLFSGSILDNITLKNKDISKEKVIEAARLVGAHEFIIELPNGYDYKVQERGATLSVGQRQLLSFIRALVYNPSILVLDEATSSIDSESEILIQHAIEKLVKDRTSIIVAHRLSTIQHADNIIVLENGHIIESGNHQTLIQKEDGYYKKLYDMQFNIEQQIV, from the coding sequence ATGAAAGAGAAGCAAACTACAGATTGGCAAACAATAAAAAGAGTATACGCTTTAACAAATCCATTTAAGCAAAAGTTTGTATTCTGTGTAGTTGTTGGTGTAGCACTTTCCATTGTTTCGCCTATACGTCCAATGCTCATACAATATACCATAGACCATGATATTATTCAACAAAATGGAATAGGTATAAAATGGATGTCTGCATTTATTTTCATTAATATATTATTAGAGTTTATGCTAAAATATGTATTTAGCTTACAATCTACAGTACTTGGACAATCTATTATGAAGTACCTACGTACAAAATTATTTAATCATGTTACAGATTTAAGATTAAGCTATTTCAACAAAACACCAGTTGGTGTTATTACAACCAGAACAATTAATGATATAGAAGCAGTAAACAATATTTTTTCAGAAGGATTTATTACCATACTTACAGATATACTTACACTAATATTTGTAATAGCATGTATGTTTTTCTTAAACTGGAAACTAACATTAATATGCTTAACTACGTTTCCTCTAATGCTTTGGGCAACTTATATTTTTAAAGAAAAAGTAAGATTATCATTCCATACAGTAAGAGAAAGAGTAGCACAACTCAATGCATTTGTACAAGAACATATTTCTGGCATGCGCATCATACAAATATTTAATGCACAAGACAGTGAGTACAAAAAGTTTGAAAAAATCAATTACGAACACTACAAAGCCAATGATAAATCGGTACTATATTTTTCAATATTTTTTCCATTTGTAGAAATTGTATTAGCATTAGCAATTGCCTTACTCATTTGGTACGGAAGCAAATTAGTCATTCAGCAAGAAAGTAACTTAGGTATTTTTGCAGCATTTATTATGTATCTAAATATGGCATTCAGACCATTAAGAATGCTAGCAGACAAGTTCAATACATTGCAAATGGGCATCATTGCAGCAGAAAGAGTTTTTAAACTATTAGATAATAATGAATATATAACAGACAACGGAACAATTGAGCAACACAAATTTAAAGGTAAAATAGAATTCAACAACGTATCTTTTGCATATACGGATGAAAATTATGTATTAAAGAATATATCATTCACAATAGAAGCAGGCAAGTCATTAGCATTAGTTGGTACCACAGGCTCAGGAAAATCAAGCACTATCAATTTATTAAACAGAGCCTATGATGTCAATAAAGGAGAAATACTCATTGATGATATTGATATCAAAGAATATAAACTTGATTTATTGCGATCAGCATTTGCCTACGTACAGCAAGATGTGTTCTTATTCTCAGGAAGTATATTAGATAATATTACATTAAAAAATAAAGACATCAGCAAAGAGAAAGTAATAGAAGCAGCAAGATTGGTAGGTGCACACGAATTTATTATAGAACTACCAAACGGATACGATTACAAAGTTCAAGAAAGAGGCGCAACACTTTCTGTTGGTCAAAGGCAACTACTATCATTCATTCGAGCATTAGTGTACAATCCAAGCATATTAGTACTCGACGAAGCTACATCATCAATAGATTCAGAATCAGAAATATTAATACAACATGCAATAGAAAAATTAGTAAAAGATAGAACATCAATTATTGTAGCACATAGATTATCTACCATACAACACGCAGATAATATCATCGTACTAGAAAATGGACATATTATAGAATCTGGCAACCACCAAACATTGATTCAAAAAGAAGATGGCTACTACAAAAAATTATATGATATGCAATTCAATATAGAACAGCAAATAGTATAA
- the gcvT gene encoding glycine cleavage system aminomethyltransferase GcvT, with product MKTTPLTDVHVELGAKMVDFAGFLMPVRYTSDIEEHNTVRNGVGVFDVSHMGEFILKKENALPFLQKIVSNDVSKLEKGQAMYGYLPNENGGIVDDLLVYHLDDGNYMCVVNAGNIDKDWEWFNKHNTENVELHNISDNTVLLAIQGPKAADALQSLTDIDLKSIPYYRFQRGSFAGVENVIISATGYTGAGGFELYFNKAHAIDIWNKIFEAGKAYNIQPIGLGARDTLRLEKGFCLYGNDIDDTTSPLEAGLGWVTKFNKDFIAKEILLAQKEQGLPKKLVGFKMIERGIPRSHYPIKNENGEQIGHVTSGTQSPTLGVGIGMGYIDTEHTKIGTSIYIEIRNKLIKAEVTKIPFL from the coding sequence ATGAAAACAACACCACTTACAGATGTACATGTAGAACTTGGAGCCAAAATGGTAGACTTCGCAGGGTTTCTGATGCCAGTTAGATATACATCAGATATTGAAGAGCATAATACTGTAAGAAATGGTGTAGGTGTTTTTGATGTATCGCACATGGGAGAATTTATTCTCAAAAAAGAGAATGCATTGCCATTTTTGCAAAAAATAGTATCTAACGATGTTTCAAAACTGGAGAAAGGACAAGCAATGTATGGTTATCTTCCAAATGAAAATGGAGGAATCGTAGATGACTTATTAGTATATCATTTGGATGATGGTAATTATATGTGTGTTGTAAATGCAGGAAATATAGACAAAGATTGGGAATGGTTTAATAAACATAATACGGAGAATGTAGAATTACATAACATATCTGACAATACAGTATTGCTTGCCATACAAGGACCAAAAGCCGCAGATGCCTTGCAAAGCTTAACAGATATTGATTTAAAATCTATACCATACTATCGTTTTCAAAGAGGCAGTTTTGCTGGAGTAGAAAATGTCATTATCTCAGCTACAGGATACACGGGCGCTGGTGGTTTTGAGTTATATTTTAATAAAGCACATGCAATAGATATTTGGAACAAAATATTTGAAGCTGGGAAAGCATACAATATACAACCAATTGGTTTAGGTGCGCGTGATACTTTGAGATTAGAGAAAGGTTTTTGTTTATATGGTAATGATATTGATGATACAACATCACCATTAGAAGCTGGCTTAGGTTGGGTAACAAAATTCAATAAAGATTTTATTGCTAAAGAAATTCTTTTAGCACAAAAAGAACAAGGCTTACCTAAGAAATTAGTAGGATTTAAGATGATAGAGCGTGGTATTCCTCGTAGTCATTACCCAATTAAAAATGAAAATGGCGAACAGATTGGACATGTAACATCTGGTACACAATCACCTACATTAGGTGTAGGAATTGGAATGGGTTATATTGATACTGAGCATACAAAAATTGGCACTAGTATATATATCGAAATAAGAAATAAATTGATAAAAGCAGAAGTTACAAAGATTCCATTTTTGTAA
- a CDS encoding ribonuclease HII, producing MLKHFASNKIIAGIDEAGRGCIAGPVVAAAVILPKDFFHPLLNDSKQLNEKQREELKPIIESSAISFGIGIIDNTIIDKVNILQATYLAMHQAIDNLKQKPELLLIDGNRFKPYNNIEHQTIIKGDATYVEIAAASILAKTYRDELMLAYDSQFPKYQWQKNKGYPTPEHKKAVWTFGYTPLHRITFNINKQLSLF from the coding sequence ATGCTTAAACATTTTGCTTCTAATAAAATAATAGCAGGAATAGACGAAGCAGGTCGTGGTTGCATTGCTGGTCCAGTTGTTGCAGCAGCAGTTATTTTGCCAAAAGATTTTTTTCATCCATTGCTAAATGATTCTAAGCAACTGAACGAAAAACAAAGAGAAGAATTAAAACCAATTATTGAAAGCAGTGCAATAAGTTTTGGAATCGGAATTATTGATAATACAATAATAGATAAAGTAAATATTCTACAAGCCACTTACTTAGCTATGCACCAAGCAATAGATAATTTGAAACAAAAACCAGAATTATTATTGATAGATGGCAACAGATTTAAACCATACAACAATATTGAGCACCAAACCATCATCAAAGGCGATGCTACTTATGTAGAAATTGCAGCAGCATCTATCTTAGCCAAAACATACAGAGACGAATTAATGCTAGCCTACGATAGTCAGTTTCCAAAATACCAATGGCAAAAAAACAAAGGCTATCCAACACCAGAACACAAAAAAGCAGTGTGGACATTTGGCTACACACCTTTGCACAGAATTACTTTCAACATCAATAAGCAATTAAGTTTGTTTTAA
- the gldG gene encoding gliding motility-associated ABC transporter substrate-binding protein GldG, producing the protein MKVENGKTIEYNQMNYNLRKSIQYIIISFIILFLVNTIASRLYFRLDLTAEKRYTLTNATKNLLKNMKQDVVIDVYLEGKDLPAGIKKLKQETTELLREFRTYSNGKIAFNYIDINGIKKAEDKQKLMQELVEKGIKPINLEVNTNSGFIEKLIFPGAILKSNGKEIPMQILESQFAFGAQGAINNSVNFLEYKLANSIQKLIRKNAPKVVFLQGHGELPLPNIQEILKHLTQQNFIVDKIELATEPLLNQNIDILVIAKPQVALFDEEKFLIDQYIMHGGKVIWLIDHSNADLQNFQQAPSYVSTARELNIEDILFKYGVRINYNLALDLYCSQIPIVETIGGNPQPKLFPWVFFPIAIPKNNHPIIKNLDPIWFRFVSSIDVLSNPNVNKTILASTSTYSRIQSLPFEIHLLGAKQKPNPNLFNTKEIPLAVLLEGEFSSLYTNQFTSDLRQILAKQNTTFIAKSMPSKMIVIADGDVISNDVDSKGAPVALGYDKYTQQQYANKDFILNCFEYLIDDNNLIEARNREVKMRLLDKAKILDQKKLAQILVFLIPIGIVVLFGNLYNSRRKKKYTT; encoded by the coding sequence TTGAAAGTAGAAAATGGTAAAACAATTGAATATAACCAGATGAATTATAATTTAAGAAAATCAATACAGTATATAATTATATCATTTATAATCTTATTCTTAGTTAATACTATTGCTAGTAGATTATATTTTAGGCTAGACTTAACTGCAGAAAAAAGATACACATTAACTAATGCAACAAAAAATCTATTAAAAAACATGAAACAAGATGTTGTTATAGATGTGTACTTAGAAGGAAAAGATTTGCCAGCTGGAATAAAAAAACTAAAACAAGAAACAACAGAATTGCTCAGAGAATTTAGAACCTATTCTAATGGAAAAATTGCATTTAATTATATTGACATTAATGGTATAAAAAAAGCTGAGGACAAACAGAAGCTGATGCAAGAGTTAGTAGAAAAAGGCATAAAACCTATTAACTTAGAAGTAAATACCAACAGTGGATTTATAGAAAAACTAATTTTCCCAGGAGCCATTCTAAAATCAAATGGAAAAGAAATACCAATGCAAATATTAGAAAGTCAATTTGCATTTGGAGCACAAGGTGCCATCAACAATTCAGTTAATTTTTTAGAATATAAATTAGCCAATAGTATCCAAAAATTAATAAGAAAAAATGCACCAAAAGTTGTTTTCTTACAAGGCCACGGCGAGCTACCATTGCCAAATATCCAAGAGATACTTAAACACTTAACGCAACAAAATTTTATTGTAGATAAAATAGAATTGGCAACAGAACCATTACTCAACCAAAACATAGATATTTTAGTCATTGCCAAACCACAAGTTGCTTTGTTTGATGAAGAAAAATTTTTGATAGACCAATACATTATGCATGGTGGCAAGGTAATTTGGCTGATAGACCATAGCAATGCTGATTTGCAGAATTTCCAGCAAGCACCAAGCTATGTATCAACAGCAAGAGAACTCAATATCGAAGATATACTTTTTAAATATGGTGTGCGTATCAATTACAACCTAGCATTAGATTTATATTGCTCACAAATTCCAATAGTAGAAACAATAGGTGGCAATCCACAACCAAAATTATTTCCTTGGGTATTTTTTCCAATTGCAATACCAAAAAACAATCATCCTATCATAAAAAATCTTGATCCAATTTGGTTTAGGTTTGTTAGTTCTATAGATGTTTTGAGCAATCCAAATGTCAATAAAACAATATTGGCAAGCACCTCCACATATTCAAGAATTCAAAGTCTGCCATTTGAAATTCATTTGTTGGGCGCAAAACAAAAACCAAATCCAAACTTATTTAATACAAAAGAAATTCCTTTGGCAGTGTTGCTCGAAGGCGAATTTTCTTCTCTGTATACCAATCAATTTACATCAGATTTAAGACAAATTTTAGCCAAACAAAATACAACTTTTATTGCCAAAAGCATGCCTAGCAAAATGATAGTTATTGCTGATGGTGATGTAATATCGAATGATGTAGATAGCAAAGGTGCGCCTGTGGCACTTGGCTATGACAAATACACACAACAACAATATGCGAATAAAGATTTTATCCTAAATTGTTTTGAATACCTTATTGATGACAACAATTTAATTGAAGCAAGAAATAGAGAAGTAAAAATGAGGTTGCTTGATAAAGCAAAAATTTTAGATCAGAAAAAACTTGCGCAGATATTAGTGTTTTTAATTCCAATTGGTATTGTTGTACTATTCGGGAATTTATATAACAGCAGAAGAAAGAAAAAATATACAACCTAA
- a CDS encoding ATP-binding cassette domain-containing protein, translated as MSIIVENLTKQFDTQKAVNNISFSVNKGEILGFLGPNGAGKSTTMRMITGFLPPDAGKISICNLDIVTQSIEAKKKIGYLPENNPLYPDMYVKEFLDFAAEIQGIEHKQRNNRIKEIIDIVGLNIEQHKKIAQLSKGYKQRVGLAQALLHNPEILILDEPTSGLDPNQLADIRMLIKNLGKEKTIVFSTHIMQEVSAVCDSVIIISQGEIVKKSTIENLHDDNNNIRIKVSFENGIDTNKLKSYNIEIVEASADTKTIEIITKDPLQTKKTIFDFAVNEQNSILDMHEIKEDLENIFRQATQKKI; from the coding sequence ATGTCTATTATTGTAGAAAACTTAACTAAACAATTTGATACGCAGAAAGCAGTAAACAATATTTCATTTTCAGTAAATAAAGGTGAGATATTAGGTTTTCTTGGACCAAATGGTGCTGGAAAATCTACAACAATGAGAATGATTACTGGATTTTTGCCTCCAGATGCTGGAAAAATTAGTATTTGTAATTTGGATATTGTAACTCAAAGCATTGAAGCAAAAAAGAAAATTGGGTATTTGCCAGAAAATAATCCTTTGTATCCAGATATGTATGTGAAAGAATTTTTAGATTTTGCAGCAGAAATACAAGGCATAGAACACAAACAAAGAAATAATAGAATAAAAGAAATTATTGATATTGTTGGGTTAAATATTGAACAACACAAGAAGATAGCTCAACTCTCAAAAGGATACAAACAAAGAGTTGGTTTGGCGCAAGCATTACTACACAATCCAGAAATTTTAATATTAGATGAGCCAACATCTGGACTCGACCCAAATCAATTAGCAGATATCAGAATGCTGATTAAAAATTTAGGGAAAGAAAAAACAATCGTATTTTCTACACATATTATGCAAGAAGTAAGTGCCGTTTGTGATAGTGTAATTATTATTAGTCAAGGTGAGATAGTAAAAAAATCTACCATAGAAAATCTACATGATGACAATAACAATATTAGAATAAAAGTTTCGTTTGAAAATGGAATTGACACCAATAAACTAAAATCTTATAATATTGAAATAGTAGAAGCAAGTGCAGATACAAAAACAATAGAAATTATTACAAAAGATCCATTACAAACTAAGAAAACTATATTTGATTTTGCTGTAAATGAGCAAAATTCAATTTTAGATATGCATGAAATAAAAGAAGACCTTGAAAATATTTTTAGACAAGCTACACAGAAAAAAATATGA
- a CDS encoding DUF2807 domain-containing protein has protein sequence MKKSLLYFLVAMTMFVAIDAFSTNISTKTYGVDAFDAILVQDAIQVVLKKSNVSKVEVETEQDYQEKVSVQVSNKKLVLKTKENKNSTVVKKSSEIGTKVKVYVYYQSLSEVFASGASSVAMQETMTGEKLLLILSGASRVNFSGNLSWLSVNCSGASKCTISGKYDKLNIQCNGASNINSNAAIANSVDAQISGTSLANISAQKDLVINASGASHVKYKISQDTKVVTNIAGASTATKI, from the coding sequence ATGAAAAAATCTTTGTTGTATTTCTTAGTAGCCATGACCATGTTTGTTGCTATAGATGCATTTTCTACAAATATATCAACCAAAACATATGGTGTTGATGCATTTGATGCTATCTTAGTTCAAGATGCAATCCAAGTTGTTTTGAAAAAAAGTAATGTTTCAAAAGTAGAAGTTGAAACTGAACAAGATTATCAAGAAAAGGTTAGTGTACAAGTTTCAAATAAAAAATTAGTATTAAAAACAAAAGAGAATAAAAATAGTACAGTTGTTAAGAAATCATCAGAGATAGGAACAAAAGTAAAAGTATATGTGTATTATCAAAGTTTATCAGAAGTTTTTGCAAGTGGTGCATCATCTGTTGCTATGCAAGAAACAATGACAGGAGAAAAATTGTTACTAATTCTAAGTGGTGCAAGTAGAGTAAATTTTAGTGGAAACTTATCATGGTTGAGCGTAAATTGCTCAGGTGCTAGCAAATGTACAATATCAGGCAAATATGATAAGCTAAACATACAATGCAATGGTGCATCAAATATAAATTCTAATGCTGCGATTGCAAATTCAGTAGATGCACAAATTAGTGGCACATCACTGGCAAATATCTCAGCACAGAAAGATTTAGTTATTAATGCATCTGGCGCAAGCCATGTAAAGTATAAAATATCACAAGACACAAAAGTTGTTACAAATATAGCAGGAGCAAGTACTGCAACAAAAATATAA
- the mutL gene encoding DNA mismatch repair endonuclease MutL, with translation MAEKIRLLPDAIANQIAAGEVIQRPASVVKELMENAIDADAKNIKIIIKDAGRTLIQVIDDGTGMSEIDARMCFERHATSKISNINDLFNLYTMGFRGEAMASIAAVAHVELKTKMQERNIGTCVIIEGSKIIIQEPCATTDGTSIAVKNLFYNVPARRNFLKSNQIETKHIIDEFLHVALANPQIFFSLHHNGSEIYHLKQGNLRQRIVSIFGKNYNDKLVPIDEKTEYVSVFGFIGKPELSKKTRGEQFFFTNNRYIKSNLFNHAIASAYEQLIQEKSFPFYCLFINILPSAIDINVHPSKQEIKFEDEKSVYALLRASAKHALAQYSVMPTIDFEHHTQFNFITNNDTSNTIESEYKTLSSKASRSDMTNQLNREYTEARHVDNFNNWEKLYLLDQETEQKIVTLQSKIQHNDDDDEVQQNSFKPIQIHQKYILTQVKSGFILIDQNKAHQRILFEQYLHQIQQKNTSSQQTLFPRTIHMAANDYMYVEEILPDLKNLGFDIEPFGNNTIIVHGMPPELANEDEQKLIESLLQNYKESKHIDSLDKHQKIAQSLAQHAALKTSTYLDEKSMQTMIDNLFACSQPNLSPNGQKTFISYTFEEVNSKFEK, from the coding sequence ATGGCAGAAAAGATTAGATTATTACCCGATGCAATTGCCAACCAAATAGCAGCTGGAGAAGTAATTCAAAGGCCAGCGTCTGTAGTAAAAGAATTAATGGAAAATGCTATAGATGCTGATGCTAAGAATATTAAAATCATTATTAAAGACGCAGGAAGAACACTCATCCAAGTAATTGATGATGGTACAGGAATGAGTGAAATTGATGCACGTATGTGCTTTGAAAGACATGCAACATCTAAAATTTCTAACATCAATGATTTATTCAATTTATACACCATGGGTTTTCGTGGCGAGGCAATGGCATCTATTGCCGCAGTAGCACACGTAGAACTAAAAACAAAAATGCAAGAAAGAAATATTGGTACTTGTGTAATTATCGAAGGAAGTAAAATAATTATTCAAGAACCATGTGCCACAACAGATGGCACTTCTATTGCTGTAAAAAACCTATTTTATAATGTACCAGCACGTAGAAATTTCTTAAAATCCAATCAGATAGAAACCAAACATATTATAGATGAGTTTTTACATGTTGCATTAGCCAATCCACAAATTTTCTTTTCACTACACCACAATGGTTCTGAAATTTATCACCTAAAACAAGGCAACTTAAGACAAAGAATTGTAAGTATTTTTGGTAAAAATTATAATGATAAATTAGTGCCAATAGATGAAAAAACAGAATACGTAAGCGTATTTGGTTTTATTGGCAAGCCAGAATTATCTAAGAAAACACGCGGCGAACAATTCTTTTTTACAAATAATAGATACATCAAAAGCAATCTATTCAATCATGCAATAGCAAGTGCATACGAACAATTAATACAAGAAAAATCATTTCCATTTTATTGTTTGTTTATCAATATATTACCATCAGCAATAGATATTAACGTACATCCAAGTAAACAAGAAATAAAATTCGAAGACGAAAAATCAGTGTATGCACTACTCAGAGCATCAGCCAAACATGCACTAGCACAATACAGTGTAATGCCAACTATAGATTTTGAGCACCATACTCAATTCAATTTCATTACTAATAATGATACATCAAATACAATTGAGAGCGAGTATAAAACATTAAGCTCAAAGGCAAGTCGTAGCGATATGACAAACCAATTGAATAGAGAATACACAGAAGCAAGACATGTAGATAATTTTAATAATTGGGAAAAACTATATTTGCTAGACCAAGAAACAGAACAGAAGATAGTAACCTTACAAAGCAAAATTCAACACAACGATGATGATGATGAAGTACAACAAAATAGTTTTAAACCAATACAAATACACCAAAAGTATATACTAACACAAGTAAAAAGCGGCTTTATACTTATAGACCAAAACAAAGCACACCAACGTATATTATTTGAGCAATACCTACATCAAATACAACAAAAAAATACAAGCTCACAGCAAACTTTATTTCCACGAACTATACACATGGCAGCCAACGATTATATGTATGTGGAGGAAATATTACCAGACTTAAAAAACCTTGGATTTGATATTGAACCATTTGGCAACAACACAATTATTGTACATGGCATGCCACCAGAACTTGCCAACGAAGACGAACAAAAACTAATAGAAAGTCTATTGCAAAACTATAAAGAAAGCAAACACATAGACAGCTTAGACAAGCACCAAAAAATAGCACAATCATTAGCACAACACGCAGCATTAAAGACAAGCACATACTTAGACGAAAAAAGTATGCAAACTATGATAGACAATCTATTTGCATGCAGCCAACCCAACCTTAGTCCAAACGGACAAAAAACATTTATCTCATACACATTCGAAGAAGTAAACAGCAAGTTTGAAAAATAA
- a CDS encoding RidA family protein, which produces MSKRVNYLEGSEWETKIGYCRAVKIGNTIEIAGTTATVNGEVVGKGDMYLQTKTILQKFEKVLAELGASMNDVVRTRIFCTDISRWEEIGKAHGEYFAEIKPATAMYEIPKLINGDLLVEIEATAILEI; this is translated from the coding sequence ATGAGCAAAAGAGTAAATTATTTAGAAGGTAGTGAATGGGAAACTAAAATTGGCTACTGTAGAGCTGTAAAAATTGGCAACACAATAGAAATTGCTGGCACTACGGCAACTGTAAATGGCGAAGTTGTAGGCAAAGGCGATATGTATTTACAGACAAAAACAATTTTACAAAAATTTGAGAAAGTATTAGCTGAGCTTGGTGCAAGCATGAATGATGTAGTGCGTACAAGAATATTTTGTACAGACATTTCTAGATGGGAAGAGATAGGCAAAGCACATGGTGAATATTTTGCAGAAATAAAGCCAGCTACTGCCATGTATGAAATACCAAAGTTGATAAATGGTGATTTGTTAGTAGAAATTGAAGCGACTGCAATATTGGAAATATAA
- a CDS encoding RecX family transcriptional regulator, whose amino-acid sequence MKKKIVTKVYTDEQVIEKLEHFCAYQERCVADVKKKLYQLNVSISEYEQFINYLTEHNFLNEKRFTERFTQGKLNIKNWGKIKISYQLKQKNIDTNYIEHELNCIDDEMYKDKLQQILIKKNKLLKEADEYKKRQKLIIYAQQKGFELDLILKTIDKIL is encoded by the coding sequence TTGAAAAAGAAAATAGTTACAAAGGTATACACAGATGAGCAAGTTATAGAAAAATTAGAACATTTCTGTGCTTATCAAGAAAGATGTGTTGCTGATGTAAAAAAGAAATTGTATCAACTTAATGTAAGTATTTCAGAATATGAGCAGTTTATTAATTACCTCACTGAGCATAATTTTTTGAATGAAAAGAGGTTTACTGAACGCTTTACACAAGGTAAATTAAATATAAAAAATTGGGGAAAGATAAAAATATCCTACCAACTCAAACAAAAGAATATCGACACAAATTATATTGAACATGAGCTAAATTGTATTGATGATGAAATGTATAAAGACAAACTCCAACAAATTTTAATAAAAAAAAATAAACTACTAAAAGAAGCTGACGAATATAAAAAAAGACAAAAATTGATTATCTATGCACAACAAAAAGGATTTGAATTAGATTTAATTTTAAAAACAATAGATAAAATTTTATGA